In the genome of Mercurialis annua linkage group LG8, ddMerAnnu1.2, whole genome shotgun sequence, the window TCAGCACCGGCAGAACCGGGCAGCCTGATTACGGTTGAAGGAAAAAAAGTACGAATCATTAACTTTTCTAAGTTCATCtaaataacaaaagaaaaatattttttcgttgATAATCAAAAAGCAACTATATGAATGTCTTAGTAAAATTTTACAATTCCTGAAGGTAGGAAAACTAACAAGCTATACATCTGGGAGAAACGAATCGAGATATTATGGTTTAGGCTATATCAAGAAACAGACCGTTTCAGAAGGGAGCACGGTGATTGTCGGAGACAACATCGTTGCAACAGTTGTAGATCCTCCATTTCTTGCTCGACAGCGTCCACCATCGAAGAGCGCCAGTTCTTAACCTCCTGTAAGAAAACCAAAGGTCAAGCTCATCTTTCAATATTAATCTGTTAAATGTCATAAAATATGACATGCTTATGCTTGTAGTACCGTTTTCTGGTGGAAACAAGCTGTAAATTAAACTTGCATACATTTTTGTTTGCTCACTATATAATCAAAGTATCTGACCACTCATTGCATCTTTTTACCCTTTTATTTCCACCTCAGATGCTGTCaccttttttcactttttaatttacaaaattattagGTTCAAgaaaattttgtatttattcaATAACTATATCATTTTATACTTAACTTTGTATTATTTGTATACTCATATAATATATATGCCTAGACCTCTTCAATGGGTTAAGTAGCCGCCCGACATGCTCTGTTTGAGCTGGGGCTGgacacttaatttttctattaagCCATACCGGAATCCGTAATAGACCCGATTCTATTACCCGATTTATTACGCATCAGATTggactttaatttttaattaaaatttcacgTAGCCTCGAAAAAATAGTCCGACTCTGGATAAATTTAGTTCATGGGACAGACTTAGGTAATGAAAATTAGGTTCAAATTAGATTTGGGTTTGCATGTAAAATCGACCGAGTTCGGTCTGAATGTGTTCAAGTCCGGTTTATGACCAGGTATAGAGCTTACTGATGATATATGCATGGTGGGGCTTACAATAATTTTTCCATAAATTAAGCATAACAACAATTAGAAGTAATTCCACTCCACATTCTTACGCTTATATGGAGGAATAAAGCATAACAAAAGAAGTAATGTCACTCCACATTTTCACGTTTTCTTTTccaattaaaaatacaaaaagtgaAAAGCTGCAGCCTTCATAAACTCCATGAGTTCCAATTTCTACAGCATGCACCTACAGACATAATGAATACTCCCAAAGGCACTGTTGTATTCACAACCGTCGGCCGACAAAACTACGGCTTTGATGTCTACTCTGTGAAGATCCCGTCGGATCTTAACAGTTCGAGCTTCTCCAACTCTGATGAGCACCGCCACACAGATGGTGTATCTCTAAACTTCAATGCACAATTCACTGAAGACAATCAAGCTATTGTTTACATATCTGAAAGATCTAGTTTTCCTTCAATTTACCTATCCAAAATTCATAATACCAAACCTGAGAAACTCCCATTCATACCTGAAAGCCTTTTCCATGACCGTCCGATCATCAAGAATAACCGTCTCTACTTCATTTCAGCTCATGAAAAGCCTGATAAGCTCTTCAAGAGCTGGAACGCTCTCTATACCATGAGTCTGAATCAAAGTCGTCGAGAAATCACTCGTTTGACTCCTTATGATGTTGCTGACTTCAGTCCTGCCGTTTCTCTTTCTGGGAAATACATTGCTGTTGCATCTTATGGATCTCGCCTTTGGGGTACTGAATTTGAGGACCTTAAGACGGATATTGTTGTTTTCAAAGAATCTGAACCTGACAAACGAATTGTCGTTTGTCAAAGAGGCGGTTGGCCTACTTGGTCGGGTGATTCAACTATTTATTTTCATCGCAAAGCTGATGATGGATTTTGGAGCATTTTCCAAGTTAAACTGCCGGAAGATTTCTCTCAGTTTACTTGCAGTGATCCGATACGGATTACTCCGCCAGGCGTTAACTGCATAACTCCTTGCGCTATGCACGATGGTAAGAGAATCGCAGTGGCAACTCGAAGGCGAAACAAGACTTACAGGCATATTGAGATATTTGATCTCGCTTCAGGAATATTTCATCCTGTTACTGAACTAATCAACCCGAGTTTCCATCATTATAACCCATTTGTTTCTCAAGATTCAATGTTCATTGGGTACCACCGGTTCAGAGGCGAATCAGCGGCTCATGGAGAAACCACGATACCGAATCTTGAACCTGTCAAATCTCATATCAACGATCTGCGTATGGTCAGGATTAATGGATCATTTCCATCGTTTTCTCCGGAAGGTGATTTTATATCATACAATGCTGGTCTCAGTCAAGGGTTACACATTGTTAAATCAGACGgttcaaagagatggactttaATCACTAGAGATCGTGTAGCTTTCCACACTGCTTGGAGTCCAACAGAGAAAAATGTCATCTATACAACTCTTGGTCCGGTCTTTGCTTCTATGGAATCAACGGTGCAGATTGCTCGTGTCTCCTTCGACCTGTCCGATCTCAAGCCTGACGGTGACCAAATTATCCAGTGTGATGTCAAGATTCTGACAAAACAAGATTCAGGTAATGAATGACCTATGTTTTATTGAAATTTCCTGAGTCTTACATTtcaacgtttcatttttttatttctagaATCGCTTATAAAATTCCGAAATTCTTTATTTATAacatatcttttaaaaaattgtgttTTGTTGTTTTCCTTTGGACATTTTTCGATTCAGCGTTTCTTATTTTCGTGCTACATAGTGTACAATTAACATAACACTCTGTGAAAGTATTCTGACTAGGTGACTGCAGGTAACAATGCCTTCCCAGCTTGCTCGCCAGATGGTAAGTATCTCGTGTTTCGATCAGGCCGTTCCGGTCATAAGAATCTCTACATAATGGACGCGGTTGACGGAGAGTTTAAAGGCGGGATACGTCAATTAACGAACGGACCATGGACCGACACAATGCCTAGCTGGTCACCGAAAGGAGACCTGATAGCATTTTCATCCAACAGACATAATCCAGGACATTCTAACCCCTTCAGCATCTATGTAATAAAACCAGACGGGTCTGATTTGAGAAGAATCCACTTGGAAGGATCAGAACGGTTGACTCAAGCTGACAGGGAATGGATGGAGAGGATAAACCATGTCAGCTTTACTAACGACGGAGAATGGTTTTTGTTTACCGCTAATTTAGGGAGTGTTACTGCTGAGGCAGTATCGTTGCCACGTCAGATTCAGCCGTATGGTGACGTGTACATGGCCAGGTTGGATGGAAGCGGATTGCAGCGGCTGACGTGGAATGGTTATGAGAATGGGACACAAGTGTTTTACCCTGACCAGAAAAGGCGGTACTTGCAGACAGTGAAGAACAAAATGCACGTGCTCATTTGTTCTTTGATGAAGATCTTGGGGCTTTACTTAATTATGATGAAAATGTCCAAGAAAATAGATGTTGAAGATAGGGATAAACTTGCTGGACAATTCAATGATGTAACATGGCTACGTATTGAAAAATGATAACTTGATATGTACGTAATTTACTTCCATATATAAATAAAGGAATAAGAACTTTCATCTTTTGTGTGGAGCCTTTTCTTTCATGtttcggtaatcggaacaccGATAATATTCCGTTACAAAATGTTGATGTAACTGCCAGAACAGTGTATATTCTGATATctacattaatattttttcaccAAGAAAATTGACTGGTAttctaatttgccaaaatataaaaacagaAATTCTAAACAGTATATGATAGCATTGTTTCttaaaatttgtatatatattaaaacagaAATTAATTCTACAACAAAACAATGATTAGTATATTTAACGTCGTAATTTAAAAACCCATTCGAAGACTtgatcttcttcatcatcagtGATGTCGGACAGcacatcttcatcttcttcaggCTCATCTTCCATaatttcatcatcatcatccgaACAATAAAGATCGTCACAATAATATACAGGAATTGCATCCGGAGCTCTATACTGAATTACTTCGGAGCGTGCATCTTCGTCTTCGTCTTCTTCGGAAACATAATGGTCTCCGAAGCGTGGGGGTATTACAAATTCGGAATAGTCGCTCTCTTCGTCTGTTTCGAATCCATTGTCTATCATAGAGACTTCATCTTCTTCTACTTCCATGGCTTCTTGGACTTGATACTGATCTTCTAATGTTGCTTCTTCAAAATAACAATCAGGTtacgtatttttttttttgtgatagAATAATGGTGAAGTCagtatgtatatatacatattttttatcCGATTGTTGTTTGGAAATCTTTTTCCG includes:
- the LOC126660500 gene encoding uncharacterized protein LOC126660500, whose protein sequence is MNTPKGTVVFTTVGRQNYGFDVYSVKIPSDLNSSSFSNSDEHRHTDGVSLNFNAQFTEDNQAIVYISERSSFPSIYLSKIHNTKPEKLPFIPESLFHDRPIIKNNRLYFISAHEKPDKLFKSWNALYTMSLNQSRREITRLTPYDVADFSPAVSLSGKYIAVASYGSRLWGTEFEDLKTDIVVFKESEPDKRIVVCQRGGWPTWSGDSTIYFHRKADDGFWSIFQVKLPEDFSQFTCSDPIRITPPGVNCITPCAMHDGKRIAVATRRRNKTYRHIEIFDLASGIFHPVTELINPSFHHYNPFVSQDSMFIGYHRFRGESAAHGETTIPNLEPVKSHINDLRMVRINGSFPSFSPEGDFISYNAGLSQGLHIVKSDGSKRWTLITRDRVAFHTAWSPTEKNVIYTTLGPVFASMESTVQIARVSFDLSDLKPDGDQIIQCDVKILTKQDSGNNAFPACSPDGKYLVFRSGRSGHKNLYIMDAVDGEFKGGIRQLTNGPWTDTMPSWSPKGDLIAFSSNRHNPGHSNPFSIYVIKPDGSDLRRIHLEGSERLTQADREWMERINHVSFTNDGEWFLFTANLGSVTAEAVSLPRQIQPYGDVYMARLDGSGLQRLTWNGYENGTQVFYPDQKRRYLQTVKNKMHVLICSLMKILGLYLIMMKMSKKIDVEDRDKLAGQFNDVTWLRIEK